In Mastigocladopsis repens PCC 10914, a single window of DNA contains:
- a CDS encoding glycosyltransferase family 2 protein: MPKVSVVIPAYNSMKYLPETLESVLLQIFTDFEVLIINDGSSDNIVQWASEIVDPRVKLISQKNQGLPSARNTGITKAQGEYIAFLDADDLWEPTKLSKQVRCLDNNPAVGLVHTWMLLINEQGKSTGRVMESNAEGDVWQQLVEKNVIACPSVMVRRCCFETVGVFDRNLRSVEDWDMWIRIAARYPFAVIKEPLAYYRQLSSSMSKNCQVMEQAFHVVIEKAFQSVPQELLYLKSRSYGCANLCLAWKALQSMNRDYKLALHYRQQAIINYPKLRYSIEYIRLSLATRALQLFGTHGYSKFLELAYALRRRILSFAK, encoded by the coding sequence ATGCCTAAGGTTTCTGTTGTTATTCCAGCGTACAATTCAATGAAATATCTTCCAGAAACTCTGGAGAGCGTTTTGCTGCAAATCTTTACTGACTTTGAAGTATTAATTATTAATGATGGTAGTTCTGACAATATAGTGCAATGGGCTTCTGAGATAGTAGATCCGCGAGTGAAATTAATTTCTCAAAAGAACCAAGGCTTACCAAGTGCACGCAACACAGGTATTACCAAGGCTCAAGGTGAGTACATAGCATTCTTAGATGCTGACGACTTGTGGGAACCAACTAAATTATCCAAACAAGTACGTTGTTTGGATAATAATCCAGCAGTAGGATTGGTGCATACTTGGATGCTTTTAATAAATGAGCAGGGCAAATCGACAGGCAGAGTGATGGAATCTAATGCAGAAGGAGACGTATGGCAGCAACTGGTAGAGAAAAATGTCATAGCTTGTCCTTCAGTTATGGTTCGGCGTTGCTGTTTTGAAACTGTGGGAGTATTTGATCGAAATTTACGCTCTGTTGAAGATTGGGATATGTGGATTCGTATTGCTGCTCGTTATCCATTTGCAGTAATTAAAGAACCTTTGGCTTACTATCGGCAACTGTCAAGTAGTATGTCTAAAAATTGCCAAGTGATGGAACAAGCGTTTCATGTGGTTATTGAGAAAGCATTCCAGTCTGTACCTCAAGAGTTACTGTACTTGAAAAGCCGCAGCTATGGTTGTGCAAACCTTTGCTTAGCCTGGAAAGCTTTGCAAAGTATGAATAGAGATTATAAACTAGCACTTCATTATCGGCAGCAAGCCATTATCAATTATCCTAAACTACGTTACTCAATCGAGTACATTCGCCTGAGTTTGGCGACAAGAGCATTGCAATTGTTTGGCACTCATGGCTACAGCAAATTTTTAGAGCTAGCTTACGCTTTACGTCGGCGCATATTAAGTTTTGCCAAATGA
- a CDS encoding O-antigen ligase family protein produces the protein MLTKQRSSRSSRLGLLIGLAGVGVGLATGFLIGGTNPLYLGLALGAIPFLFYFFTKFEQAVMGLLILRGSLDAFSGQQIPAAFAIALDFLTLLYVTVKLLTGQPVRVDNFWWFFAGWVILQGLWVILLPLGGVGLDASFLPESIREWVRLFSWAMVYLLVMQLKDKLSPEKVISGLFLSLVIPITVALMQMFLPSLLPPMLSVGGGDLGSMVSDAGSRIRGTFGVANTFATFVLLFIGLTWWKVKWVQHRLSWLVLLGLLAFFFVSTKSLFSLIMLAVFVVVLIAPKLSFLNLIGGIFLFMLVIALFASTEFGQQRLSSIANTPLLNPDIDISRAILLSYGDHNSFNWRLSQWNLLLNRWQQFPVLGYGLGLSIQAGGNGFLPHNDYIRALIEGGIVGFVTYIAFFVAQAVHLVQLMRSAPRKSRQRDLCLTLLAILASIPVGMITENIWSHTTLFFYWWTLFAVVGWNWNEQQTEEKFAMKQPQFKSG, from the coding sequence ATGTTGACCAAACAACGCTCAAGTCGTTCTTCTCGTTTGGGACTTTTGATTGGGTTAGCAGGTGTGGGGGTTGGTCTAGCAACAGGGTTTCTGATAGGAGGAACTAATCCCCTTTACTTGGGTTTAGCTTTGGGTGCAATACCATTTCTTTTCTACTTCTTTACCAAGTTTGAACAAGCAGTGATGGGGCTATTGATTCTGCGTGGCTCTCTTGATGCTTTTTCTGGTCAGCAAATACCAGCTGCGTTTGCGATCGCCTTAGATTTTCTAACTTTACTATATGTGACGGTGAAGTTACTAACGGGTCAACCTGTACGGGTGGATAACTTTTGGTGGTTCTTTGCTGGCTGGGTAATCTTACAGGGTTTATGGGTAATACTTCTACCGTTAGGAGGTGTAGGGCTAGATGCTTCGTTTTTGCCTGAGAGTATCCGCGAGTGGGTACGTTTATTTTCTTGGGCTATGGTCTACTTGCTGGTGATGCAGCTTAAGGATAAACTCTCTCCTGAGAAGGTCATCTCTGGACTGTTCTTGTCTTTGGTCATACCAATTACAGTAGCGTTGATGCAGATGTTTCTGCCTTCGCTGTTACCTCCCATGCTTTCGGTTGGTGGAGGTGATTTAGGTTCAATGGTCTCTGATGCTGGATCTCGCATCAGAGGAACTTTTGGTGTGGCAAATACCTTTGCAACCTTTGTGTTATTGTTTATCGGTCTCACTTGGTGGAAGGTCAAGTGGGTGCAGCATCGCTTGAGCTGGCTTGTGTTGCTAGGCTTACTCGCTTTTTTCTTTGTCAGTACTAAGTCCCTGTTTAGCTTGATCATGCTTGCCGTCTTTGTCGTGGTTTTGATTGCCCCTAAATTGAGCTTTCTCAATTTGATTGGTGGAATCTTTTTATTTATGCTGGTTATTGCCTTATTTGCCAGTACAGAATTTGGGCAACAACGCCTCTCTTCGATCGCTAACACACCGCTACTTAATCCAGATATTGACATATCACGGGCAATTCTTCTGTCATACGGAGACCACAATAGCTTTAACTGGCGACTTTCTCAATGGAATTTACTACTCAACCGCTGGCAACAATTCCCTGTTTTGGGTTACGGTCTGGGTTTGAGTATTCAAGCGGGTGGTAATGGATTTCTTCCTCATAATGACTACATTAGGGCTTTGATAGAAGGAGGAATTGTCGGTTTTGTGACTTATATCGCCTTTTTCGTAGCTCAGGCTGTGCATCTTGTTCAGTTAATGCGATCAGCACCCCGTAAGAGTCGCCAACGTGACTTGTGTTTGACTTTGTTAGCTATTCTAGCGTCTATTCCTGTAGGAATGATTACCGAAAACATCTGGAGTCACACGACTCTTTTCTTCTACTGGTGGACTTTATTTGCAGTAGTTGGTTGGAATTGGAACGAACAGCAAACTGAGGAAAAATTTGCCATGAAACAGCCACAATTCAAATCTGGATAA
- a CDS encoding serine acetyltransferase has protein sequence MNYINYIFQDWQINQDTSLKCRLILLMFRTAQMLERLPTPFSLFSTFYRVVYQILVDWILGVELPVDTQVGANLKLHHARTLVINHETVIGNNCILRHSTTIGNKKRLDGSISGSPKIGNNVDIGANVVIIGAVTIGDHAIIGAGSVVIKDVPEYSVVAGNPARVIRLLNAPDVSEKINDSKMASV, from the coding sequence ATGAATTATATCAATTACATATTCCAAGATTGGCAAATAAATCAAGACACAAGCTTGAAGTGTCGGCTCATATTATTAATGTTTAGAACAGCACAAATGCTTGAGCGTCTACCAACTCCCTTTTCTTTATTTTCTACTTTTTATCGTGTTGTTTATCAAATACTCGTAGATTGGATATTAGGTGTAGAATTGCCTGTGGATACACAAGTAGGAGCAAATCTTAAGCTACATCATGCTCGGACATTGGTGATCAACCATGAAACTGTAATTGGTAATAATTGTATTCTCAGGCACTCTACAACAATTGGTAATAAAAAACGACTAGATGGTTCAATCAGTGGCTCACCCAAAATTGGCAATAATGTAGACATTGGTGCCAATGTTGTGATTATTGGTGCAGTCACAATTGGTGATCATGCAATCATTGGAGCCGGTTCTGTTGTTATCAAAGATGTTCCTGAGTATTCTGTAGTTGCTGGTAACCCAGCAAGAGTGATTCGCCTATTAAATGCGCCTGATGTTAGCGAAAAAATAAATGATTCAAAAATGGCATCTGTATAA